The Scyliorhinus canicula chromosome 20, sScyCan1.1, whole genome shotgun sequence genome has a window encoding:
- the yars2 gene encoding tyrosine--tRNA ligase, mitochondrial produces MLLDAAKMAAPIVRSRQLLTLFRTPGSFLLAPGTAAFRVRSRCMSGRNVLQLHQRGIFKDIFPEAGDLHQLLESGPQTLYCGFDPTADSLHVGNLLALIGLLHFQRSGHRVLVLLGEATARLGDPSGRSSEREAVNAGTVQENARGIQEAILRVFQNHRACFCSEAEAANLGPVSVLNNWSWYQDKEVVGFLDTVGRHFRMGTMLSRHSVQSRLKSPEGMSLTEFTYQMFQAYDFYYLNQHHDCRIQLGGTDQLGNMMSGYEFIHKVTGQNVYGILVPLVTSSSGDKLGKSAGNAIWLNRNKTSPFELYQYFVRQPDSNIERYLKLFTFIPLPEIESIMVNHRKDPGKRIAQKRLAAEATKLIHGKEGLESAKRCTSALYHSSMDALETMTDEELQVLFKEAPFSENLLEPGTTVLDLCRKANAIPDGPRGYQVITDGGIWINHIRVTKPEQVLVLGQHILTNGLSLLRVGKKNYHIVKWLS; encoded by the exons ATGCTCTTGGATGCCgctaaaatggcggcgcccatagtGCGGAGCCGGCAGCTCCTGACTTTATTCAGGACACCGGGATCCTTTCTCTTGGCCCCAGGAACGGCTGCGTTCCGAGTCCGGAGCCGCTGCATGAGCGGCAGAAATGTGCTGCAGCTTCACCAGCGAGGCATCTTCAAAGACATCTTCCCGGAGGCCGGAGACCTGCACCAGTTGCTGGAGTCCGGGCCCCAGACCCTGTACTGCGGCTTTGACCCGACCGCCGACAGCCTGCACGTCGGCAACCTGCTTGCCCTCATCGGGTTGCTGCACTTCCAGCGATCGGGTCACCGCGTCCTGGTGCTGCTGGGCGAAGCCACAGCTCGACTGGGCGACCCAAGCGGCCGGAGCAGCGAGCGGGAGGCCGTGAATGCGGGCACGGTGCAGGAGAACGCCCGCGGTATCCAGGAGGCGATCCTCCGCGTGTTCCAGAACCACCGGGCCTGCTTCTGCAGCGAGGCCGAGGCCGCGAACTTGGGACCGGTCAGCGTCCTCAATAACTGGTCCTGGTATCAGGATAAGGAGGTGGTGGGTTTCCTGGACACTGTGGGCAGGCATTTCCGCATGGGCACCATGCTGAGCAGACACAGTGTACAGTCCCGACTCAAGAGTCCAGAGGGCATGAGTTTGACTGAGTTCACTTACCAGATGTTTCAGGCGTACGATTTCTATTATTTAAATCAACACCACGACTGCAGAATCCAACTGGGAGGGACAGATCAACTGGGAAACATGATGTCTGGATACGAATTTATACACAA GGTGACTGGGCAGAACGTTTATGGCATCTTGGTACCACTCGTGACCAGTTCGTCAGGAGACAAACTGGGAAAATCTGCAGGAAATGCAATATGGTTGAACAGAAACAAGACATCACCCTTTGAACTGTACCAGTACTTTGTCAGGCAACCTGATTCAAATATAGAAAG GTATCTGAAACTTTTCACCTTTATCCCACTTCCTGAAATTGAAAGTATTATGGTCAACCACAGAAAAGATCCAGGCAAACGCATTGCCCAGAAACGACTAGCAGCAGAAGCCACAAAATTGATTCATGGCAAAGAAGGACTAGAGTCTGCCAAAAG ATGTACAAGTGCGCTCTATCATAGTAGTATGGATGCCCTTGAGACCATGACAGATGAAGAGCTACAAGTATTGTTTAAAGAAGCACCATTCTCTGAAAATCTGCTTGAGCCAGGCACAACGGTGCTGGATCTTTGTCGTAAAGCTAATGCTATTCCAGATGGACCCAGAGG GTACCAGGTGAttacagatggtggaatttggatCAATCACATCCGAGTGACAAAACCAGAACAAGTCCTCGTTTTGGGACAGCATATTCTGACAAATGGGCTGTCGTTGCTCAGAGTTGGAAAGAAAAATTACCACATAGTCAAATGGCTCAGTTAG